In Arthrobacter sp. CDRTa11, one DNA window encodes the following:
- a CDS encoding ROK family transcriptional regulator — MGDFNLTVILDAIRRSSGGLSRVELAQIVGLSPQTISNISRRLLDQHLIIEAGKEGSGPGKPRTILRLNPSGMYAIGVHLDPAVTTFVVLDLVGAVVQHSRIKTPGGNDPAAVISTIAAEIVQLVADSGVDTAKIAGLGLAAPGPIDLDNGTVVEPPLLPGWDRVELRNALAEATGYSVLVDKDVTSAAVAETWAGGPSGAGSFIFMYMGTGIGCGIVLNDEVVRGTSGNAGEIGHIIVDPDGPSCDCGLRGCVKSSCIPQVLVAQAEAAGILEGTRPATTGAEVQESFSRLCDLADAGDTRALGIIDKSATLVARAVAVVTNTLDVERVVFGGPFWTRMSQRYLEKVPGLLDANSAARKIHTIEVVGTGVGEDVGAIGAACLVLEHMLAPRAQRLLLES, encoded by the coding sequence ATGGGGGACTTCAACCTCACCGTCATCCTGGACGCCATCCGCCGGTCTTCCGGCGGGCTCAGCCGGGTGGAGCTCGCCCAGATCGTGGGCCTTTCACCCCAGACGATTTCCAACATCTCCCGACGCCTGCTGGACCAGCACCTGATCATTGAAGCAGGCAAGGAAGGCAGCGGTCCGGGAAAGCCGCGCACCATCCTCCGCCTCAACCCGTCCGGCATGTACGCCATCGGCGTCCACCTGGACCCCGCCGTGACAACCTTTGTGGTGCTGGACCTGGTAGGCGCGGTGGTTCAGCACTCCAGGATCAAGACTCCCGGGGGCAACGATCCGGCCGCCGTGATCTCCACCATTGCCGCGGAAATCGTGCAGCTCGTGGCAGACTCCGGAGTGGACACCGCCAAGATCGCCGGCCTGGGGCTGGCGGCTCCCGGCCCCATAGACCTGGATAACGGAACAGTGGTGGAGCCGCCGCTCCTGCCCGGCTGGGACCGGGTGGAACTGCGCAACGCCCTGGCTGAGGCCACCGGTTACTCCGTGCTGGTGGACAAGGACGTCACCAGCGCCGCCGTCGCCGAAACGTGGGCGGGCGGCCCCAGCGGCGCCGGCAGTTTCATTTTTATGTACATGGGGACCGGCATCGGCTGCGGCATCGTGCTTAACGACGAAGTGGTCCGCGGAACGTCAGGTAACGCCGGCGAGATCGGGCACATCATCGTGGACCCGGACGGTCCCTCATGCGACTGCGGTCTGCGCGGCTGCGTGAAATCATCATGCATCCCGCAGGTGCTGGTGGCCCAGGCAGAAGCAGCCGGAATCCTCGAGGGTACCCGGCCGGCCACCACGGGTGCCGAGGTGCAGGAGAGTTTTTCCCGGCTGTGCGACCTCGCCGATGCCGGCGACACCCGGGCCCTGGGCATCATCGACAAATCCGCCACCCTGGTGGCCCGCGCCGTAGCGGTGGTCACCAACACCCTGGACGTGGAACGGGTGGTGTTCGGCGGACCTTTCTGGACCAGGATGTCCCAGCGCTACCTGGAGAAGGTGCCCGGCCTGCTGGACGCAAACAGTGCAGCGCGCAAGATCCACACCATCGAAGTGGTTGGTACCGGGGTAGGTGAGGATGTGGGCGCCATCGGTGCGGCGTGCCTGGTCCTGGAACATATGCTGGCTCCCCGGGCCCAGCGCCTCCTTCTCGAAAGCTGA
- a CDS encoding class I SAM-dependent methyltransferase, which yields MSQELPTDRTGGTQHVARNSLEDVFGALRRHPDVEAPNLQAWDATDRLLLEAAAELADADSKVAVIGDRYGALALGCLSVLGIRTVRVHQDLITGERALRNNALALGLGSDAGGAGAGFVQLPLGEELLSGAGIVLLQLPRSLAELEEIADAVARYAAPDTVLLAGGRVKHMSLGMNAVLERHFGTVQPQLARQKSRVILARGPQPPSGPVPLPPVEHLPELGLDVAAHGAVFAGPRLDIGTRFLLTFLPKMPAARNAVDLGCGTGILAAMYAREYPDSTVTATDQSAAAVASARATARANGLGQRISVLQDDAMSTMPDGSADLILLNPPFHLGSSVHAGAGIKLFEAAGRVLAPGGELWTVFNRHLHYLPALDRLVGPTTVKGQNPKFTVAASRKLPLG from the coding sequence ATGAGCCAGGAACTTCCCACCGATAGAACAGGCGGCACCCAGCACGTGGCACGGAACAGTCTCGAGGATGTCTTCGGAGCACTTCGGCGGCACCCGGACGTGGAAGCGCCCAACCTCCAGGCATGGGACGCCACAGACAGGCTCCTCCTGGAAGCCGCTGCAGAGCTGGCCGACGCCGACAGTAAAGTCGCCGTCATCGGTGACCGCTACGGCGCACTCGCCCTCGGCTGCCTGTCGGTCCTGGGCATCCGAACTGTCAGGGTGCACCAGGACCTCATCACGGGGGAGCGTGCGCTGCGAAACAATGCCCTGGCACTGGGCCTGGGCTCCGACGCCGGGGGAGCCGGAGCCGGGTTTGTCCAGTTGCCGCTTGGCGAGGAGCTGCTGTCCGGCGCCGGCATTGTCCTCCTGCAGCTGCCCAGAAGCCTTGCGGAGCTTGAAGAGATTGCCGATGCCGTGGCGCGTTACGCAGCACCGGACACCGTGCTGCTGGCCGGCGGCCGCGTCAAGCACATGTCGCTGGGCATGAACGCGGTTCTGGAACGGCATTTTGGCACGGTCCAGCCGCAGCTTGCCCGGCAGAAGTCCCGTGTCATCCTGGCCCGTGGCCCACAGCCGCCCTCGGGGCCGGTTCCTCTTCCCCCGGTGGAACACCTGCCGGAGCTGGGACTGGACGTTGCCGCGCACGGAGCCGTGTTCGCCGGACCGCGGCTGGACATCGGCACGAGGTTCCTCCTCACATTCCTGCCGAAGATGCCTGCCGCCCGGAACGCCGTCGACCTGGGCTGCGGCACCGGCATCCTGGCTGCCATGTATGCCCGGGAATACCCTGATTCGACGGTGACGGCAACTGACCAGTCGGCGGCGGCCGTCGCCTCCGCCCGGGCCACTGCCCGGGCCAACGGACTCGGCCAGAGGATCAGTGTCCTGCAGGATGATGCCATGAGCACCATGCCGGACGGAAGTGCTGACCTGATCCTGCTGAACCCGCCGTTCCACCTGGGGTCAAGCGTCCATGCCGGCGCCGGAATCAAGCTGTTCGAGGCGGCCGGACGGGTTCTGGCCCCCGGCGGTGAGCTCTGGACGGTGTTCAACCGTCACCTGCACTACCTGCCGGCGCTGGACCGCCTGGTTGGCCCTACCACCGTCAAGGGTCAGAACCCCAAGTTCACGGTGGCGGCCAGCCGGAAGCTGCCGTTGGGATAG
- a CDS encoding FAD-dependent oxidoreductase, with the protein METSFTDVVVIGAGQAGLSAAYHLQRRGLEYTVLDAEAGPGGAWRHRWKSLRMATVNGISDLPGIGKPAVDPAEPSSEFLTRYFDAYEQELGLAVRRPVKVAAVAREDADPAGRLRISTNAGDWSAKAIINATGTWTRPFWPIYPGQFTFRGRQLHVADYVSANEFRGQHVIVVGGGISAVGLLDEISQVTSTSWFTRREPEWRDAEFDAQAGHNAVALVEERVRQGLPPQSVVAVTGLIWTPALRAAAQRGALDRRPMFTAIEPDGVRLADGGLVKADVILWATGFRAELEHLAPLHLRGPGGGIAMDGTQVAAEPRVHLVGYGPSSSTIGANRAGRAAVAALLKLPGLRPQAEAVDLPDPKILA; encoded by the coding sequence CGGGCCAGGCCGGGCTTTCTGCCGCCTATCACCTCCAGCGCCGGGGGCTGGAGTACACAGTGCTCGACGCCGAAGCGGGCCCGGGGGGTGCCTGGCGGCACCGCTGGAAGAGCCTGCGGATGGCCACCGTCAACGGCATCAGCGACCTCCCCGGCATCGGCAAACCCGCCGTGGATCCGGCGGAACCCAGCTCGGAATTCCTGACCCGCTACTTTGACGCCTACGAACAGGAACTCGGGCTGGCCGTCCGGCGGCCCGTCAAAGTGGCCGCCGTCGCCAGGGAGGATGCGGATCCGGCCGGCAGGCTCCGAATCAGCACCAATGCCGGTGACTGGTCGGCCAAGGCAATCATCAACGCCACAGGAACTTGGACCAGGCCCTTCTGGCCCATCTATCCCGGCCAGTTCACGTTCCGCGGCAGGCAGCTCCATGTGGCTGACTATGTCTCGGCCAACGAGTTCCGGGGGCAGCACGTGATTGTGGTGGGCGGCGGGATTTCCGCCGTCGGCCTGCTGGACGAGATCTCCCAGGTCACCAGCACCAGCTGGTTTACCCGGCGCGAGCCGGAATGGCGGGATGCAGAATTCGATGCCCAGGCCGGGCACAACGCCGTCGCGCTGGTGGAGGAACGTGTTCGCCAGGGGCTGCCGCCGCAAAGCGTCGTGGCCGTCACCGGGCTGATCTGGACGCCCGCCCTGCGGGCGGCAGCACAACGGGGGGCACTGGACCGACGTCCCATGTTCACGGCCATTGAGCCCGACGGCGTCCGGCTTGCGGACGGAGGCCTGGTCAAAGCGGACGTGATCCTGTGGGCGACGGGCTTCCGCGCCGAGCTTGAACACCTGGCCCCTCTCCACCTTCGCGGACCGGGAGGCGGCATTGCCATGGACGGAACCCAGGTGGCCGCCGAGCCGCGGGTTCACCTTGTGGGCTATGGGCCGTCGTCGTCCACCATCGGTGCAAACAGGGCCGGCAGGGCAGCAGTGGCGGCCCTCCTGAAGCTTCCCGGCCTGCGGCCGCAGGCGGAGGCGGTAGATTTGCCTGACCCCAAGATTTTGGCTTGA